From a single Streptomyces sp. NBC_00377 genomic region:
- a CDS encoding AMP-binding protein encodes MSLLPLDRRAQETPDEPAVVDDLGVLSWAGLTDQVGRAAARLLEFAPGPDDRIAVLGDNAIPTLVAHLAGLRAGVGTVAASRNLTSGELVDQIIDAGVTGIIAGPAGAGAALDAARELGLPVVTHGTPAAGHAFDWDLWLAAAPIGRPLPADRPARPPLVYTSGTTGRARGTEVRWVSGPVADSTAYLTAMSARPGFPPGPHLVCGPLQHNAPLTSLRHLAAGRPVVVLGRYDPETFLSRVQKWQVSSTVMVPTHFQRLLALPDEVRARYDLSSLRQVSHTGSACPPDVKRAMIEWFGPVLTESYGASEAGTVARISSDEWLAHPGSVGRVRPPFEVLVTDDDGTQLAPGERGLLAFRAPEDQGVRYHADPDKTKAAYLSPGVFTLGDIGYVDENGYIFITDRAADVVVSGGVNLYPAESEAVLRQHPAVVEVAVIGVPDPDFGESLRALVVAAGDEPPADELDAFCRERLAAYKCPKSYEFVPELLRNAMGKLDKRAMRRPYWSSERTIAG; translated from the coding sequence ATGTCGCTGCTGCCACTCGACCGTCGCGCCCAGGAGACACCCGACGAGCCCGCCGTGGTGGACGACCTGGGCGTGCTGTCCTGGGCCGGCCTGACCGACCAGGTCGGACGGGCGGCGGCCCGGCTGCTGGAGTTCGCGCCGGGCCCCGACGACCGGATCGCCGTCCTCGGTGACAACGCGATCCCGACGCTGGTGGCCCACCTGGCGGGACTGCGCGCCGGGGTGGGGACCGTGGCCGCGTCCCGGAACCTCACCTCGGGCGAACTCGTCGACCAGATCATCGACGCGGGCGTGACCGGGATCATCGCCGGACCCGCCGGCGCGGGCGCCGCCCTCGACGCGGCGCGCGAACTGGGCCTGCCGGTCGTGACGCACGGAACCCCGGCGGCCGGGCACGCCTTCGACTGGGACCTGTGGCTGGCGGCCGCGCCCATCGGCCGGCCCCTCCCGGCGGACCGGCCCGCCCGGCCTCCGCTCGTCTACACCTCCGGCACCACCGGACGGGCACGCGGGACCGAGGTGCGCTGGGTGAGCGGTCCGGTGGCCGACAGCACCGCCTACCTCACCGCGATGTCCGCCCGGCCCGGCTTCCCGCCGGGGCCCCACCTGGTGTGCGGCCCCCTCCAGCACAACGCGCCGCTGACCTCGCTGCGGCACCTCGCGGCCGGCCGGCCGGTGGTCGTCCTCGGCAGGTACGACCCGGAGACCTTCCTCAGCCGTGTGCAGAAGTGGCAGGTCTCCTCGACGGTCATGGTGCCCACCCACTTCCAACGGCTGCTCGCCCTCCCGGACGAGGTCCGCGCCCGGTACGACCTCTCCAGCCTGCGTCAGGTCTCCCACACCGGCTCCGCGTGCCCGCCGGACGTGAAGCGGGCCATGATCGAGTGGTTCGGTCCGGTGCTGACGGAGTCGTACGGCGCCAGCGAGGCGGGGACCGTGGCCCGCATCAGCAGCGACGAGTGGCTCGCGCACCCGGGCTCGGTCGGACGCGTCCGGCCTCCGTTCGAGGTCCTGGTCACCGATGACGACGGCACGCAACTGGCGCCCGGAGAACGCGGGTTGCTGGCCTTCCGGGCGCCCGAGGACCAAGGGGTCCGCTACCACGCCGACCCGGACAAGACCAAGGCCGCCTATCTCTCCCCCGGCGTCTTCACGCTCGGCGACATCGGCTACGTCGACGAGAACGGCTACATCTTCATCACCGACCGGGCCGCCGACGTCGTGGTCTCCGGCGGCGTGAACCTCTACCCGGCCGAGAGCGAGGCGGTCCTGCGGCAGCACCCGGCGGTCGTCGAGGTCGCGGTGATCGGCGTGCCCGACCCGGACTTCGGCGAGTCGCTGCGGGCCCTCGTCGTGGCGGCGGGGGACGAACCGCCCGCCGACGAGCTGGACGCCTTCTGCCGCGAGCGCCTCGCCGCCTACAAGTGCCCGAAGTCGTACGAGTTCGTTCCCGAGCTCCTGCGCAACGCCATGGGCAAGCTCGACAAACGCGCGATGCGCCGCCCCTACTGGAGCTCGGAACGCACCATCGCCGGCTGA
- a CDS encoding histidine phosphatase family protein has protein sequence MTELLLIRHGLPVAGVFDPGLSPEGAAQAERLAAWLTHEDLDALYSSPFLRARETVAPLERLTGMTATVLDDLREWDTDVSQPYTPPEQIGADDPRAAALAEGRFEDFVPDLDRDAFRGRAVRAMDAIFDAHPGGRVAAVCHGGITNTFLAAVLGLPAMFWFHPGYTSVSRVRRMPGGRIVLHSVNETAHMIAERTVDAVA, from the coding sequence ATGACCGAACTCCTCCTCATCCGGCACGGACTCCCCGTGGCAGGCGTGTTCGACCCCGGGCTGTCGCCGGAGGGCGCCGCCCAGGCCGAACGCCTCGCCGCCTGGCTCACCCACGAGGACCTCGACGCCCTCTACTCCAGCCCGTTCCTGCGGGCCAGGGAGACCGTGGCCCCCCTGGAGCGCCTCACGGGTATGACCGCCACCGTCCTGGACGACCTGCGCGAGTGGGACACGGACGTGTCCCAGCCCTACACCCCACCGGAGCAGATCGGCGCGGACGATCCCCGGGCGGCGGCGCTCGCCGAGGGACGCTTCGAGGACTTCGTGCCCGACCTCGACCGGGACGCCTTCCGCGGGCGGGCCGTGCGGGCCATGGACGCCATCTTCGACGCGCATCCCGGCGGGCGGGTCGCGGCCGTGTGCCACGGCGGCATCACCAACACCTTTCTGGCGGCGGTGCTCGGCCTGCCCGCGATGTTCTGGTTCCACCCCGGCTACACGTCCGTCAGCCGGGTGCGGCGCATGCCCGGCGGCCGCATCGTTCTGCACTCGGTCAACGAGACGGCCCACATGATCGCCGAACGCACCGTCGACGCGGTCGCCTGA
- a CDS encoding sarcosine oxidase subunit gamma, with protein MADTALSSPPRSPLAHVADRLAGATRASGGAVRLAELPFLTQLNVRLDAKGAAADAVGLALGLPLPLDADTVVRAGESTALWLGPDEWLLVGPPGSSHDAERRIRAAAGDEPVSVTDVSAQRTTLLVTGPRARDLLAHGCALDLHPRAFGPGRCAQTTLARTQIVLVSRDETRAGFWILVRSSFAGYLADWLLDAATEYI; from the coding sequence ATGGCTGACACCGCCCTTTCCTCCCCACCTCGCAGCCCTCTGGCGCACGTCGCCGATCGCCTGGCGGGCGCGACCCGCGCCTCCGGGGGCGCGGTCCGGCTGGCCGAACTCCCCTTCCTGACGCAGCTGAACGTGCGCCTCGACGCCAAGGGAGCGGCGGCGGACGCCGTCGGGCTGGCGCTGGGCCTTCCGCTCCCCCTCGACGCCGACACCGTCGTACGCGCGGGGGAGTCGACGGCGCTCTGGCTCGGTCCGGACGAATGGCTGCTGGTGGGCCCGCCCGGCAGCTCGCATGATGCGGAGCGCCGGATCCGGGCGGCCGCCGGGGACGAGCCCGTGTCCGTCACCGACGTCTCCGCCCAGCGCACCACGCTCCTCGTGACGGGTCCCCGCGCCCGCGACCTCCTCGCCCACGGGTGCGCGCTGGACCTGCATCCGCGCGCCTTCGGCCCCGGACGCTGCGCCCAGACCACCCTGGCCCGCACCCAGATCGTCCTGGTCTCCCGCGACGAGACCCGAGCCGGCTTCTGGATCCTGGTCCGGTCGTCCTTCGCGGGCTATCTGGCGGACTGGCTGCTCGACGCGGCGACCGAATACATCTGA
- a CDS encoding acetyl-CoA C-acyltransferase — translation MPGSVIVAGARTPIGRLTGALSTLSAVDLGARAIGSALDAVRLEPAAVEAVVMGHVVQAAAGPNPARQAAIRAGIPFSVPASTVNKLCLSGLHAIALADLLIASGRHEVVVAGGMESMSGAPHLLRGSRTGWKYGPAAVEDALDRDALTCAFDGVSMGAATERYQQPFALTREEQDEYSALSHQRAARAQESGVLAEEITPVTVTGRGGETVVDADEGVRPGSSAESLGRLRPAFSGSGTITAGNSSQLSDGAAAVVVMSAERARREGLTPLAEIGAYGTVAGPDPSLLVQPAGAVRDALVRDGRLKAADLDLFEINEAFAGVALASVRELDIPLDRVNVNGGAIALGHPVGMTGARLVLTLAAELRRRGGGSGAAALCGGGGQGDALLLHVPARA, via the coding sequence ATGCCCGGATCCGTCATCGTCGCCGGAGCGAGGACACCCATCGGCAGGCTGACGGGCGCCCTCAGCACCCTGTCCGCGGTCGACCTCGGCGCCCGCGCCATCGGCTCGGCACTGGACGCCGTCCGGCTGGAGCCGGCCGCCGTGGAAGCCGTCGTCATGGGCCATGTCGTGCAGGCCGCGGCCGGCCCCAATCCGGCACGGCAGGCCGCGATCCGGGCCGGCATCCCGTTCTCCGTGCCCGCGAGCACCGTCAACAAGCTCTGCCTGTCCGGTCTGCACGCCATCGCCCTGGCCGACCTGCTGATCGCCTCCGGCCGCCACGAGGTGGTCGTCGCGGGCGGGATGGAGTCGATGTCGGGCGCCCCGCACCTGCTGCGCGGATCACGCACCGGGTGGAAGTACGGCCCGGCCGCGGTGGAGGACGCCCTCGACCGCGACGCCCTGACCTGTGCCTTCGACGGCGTCTCCATGGGCGCGGCCACCGAGCGCTACCAGCAGCCGTTCGCCCTGACCCGGGAGGAACAGGACGAGTACAGCGCGCTCTCCCATCAAAGGGCCGCCCGAGCCCAGGAGTCGGGCGTGCTGGCGGAGGAGATCACCCCGGTCACGGTGACCGGACGCGGCGGCGAGACCGTGGTCGACGCCGACGAGGGCGTACGGCCGGGGAGCAGCGCCGAGAGCCTGGGCCGTCTCAGGCCCGCCTTCTCCGGCTCGGGCACCATCACCGCGGGGAACTCCTCACAGCTCTCCGACGGCGCCGCGGCGGTCGTCGTGATGAGCGCGGAGCGGGCACGGCGGGAGGGGCTGACCCCGCTCGCCGAGATCGGCGCCTACGGCACGGTCGCCGGGCCCGACCCCTCGCTGCTCGTCCAGCCGGCCGGCGCCGTCCGTGACGCCCTCGTCCGGGACGGCCGGCTGAAGGCCGCGGACCTGGACCTGTTCGAGATCAACGAGGCGTTCGCCGGAGTGGCCCTGGCCTCCGTACGGGAGCTGGACATCCCGCTGGACAGGGTGAACGTCAACGGCGGAGCGATCGCGCTCGGGCACCCGGTCGGCATGACCGGAGCCCGCCTGGTGCTGACCCTCGCGGCGGAACTGCGACGGCGCGGAGGCGGCAGCGGAGCCGCCGCCCTGTGCGGGGGCGGCGGCCAGGGCGACGCACTGTTGCTGCACGTGCCCGCGCGGGCCTGA
- a CDS encoding WhiB family transcriptional regulator: MTGSGCEHPETPDWRDQAACVGEDPEIFFPLSDLAAPGTEAALARAVCRRCAVLVACRDWALEHGEDDGIWGATTAAQRRTIRRATIEPAPASGRRGDRAGQVGDGALPG; the protein is encoded by the coding sequence ATGACCGGCTCAGGTTGCGAACACCCGGAAACCCCCGACTGGCGCGATCAGGCCGCGTGCGTCGGAGAGGACCCGGAGATCTTCTTCCCTCTGTCGGATCTCGCGGCTCCCGGTACGGAAGCCGCACTGGCCAGAGCGGTGTGCCGCCGCTGCGCCGTGCTCGTCGCCTGCCGGGACTGGGCGCTCGAGCACGGCGAGGACGACGGGATCTGGGGCGCCACGACGGCTGCTCAGCGCCGCACCATACGACGAGCGACGATCGAGCCGGCCCCCGCGTCCGGGCGCCGCGGTGACCGGGCGGGACAGGTCGGCGACGGCGCCCTGCCCGGCTGA
- a CDS encoding PDR/VanB family oxidoreductase yields MDTPPPPVDTTLAVAARTRAADGVVSLTLRRPDGGPLPPWTPGAHIDVFLNGGNGSGGELIRQYSLCGHPAARDAWQIAVLREPQSRGGSAHVHDHLREGATVRVRGPRNNFPLRPAARHLFVAGGVGITPILPMVEAAEAAGDDWRLLYGGRTRTSMAFLDRLARHGDRVTVRPQDEYGLLDLAAHLGSPEEGTLVHACGPEPLLRAVEEQCAGWPPGTLGVERFAPARTAGSGSGETFEVELARSGLTLTVPADRSVLETLEGAGVAVDFSCREGTCGTCETDVLDGRPDHRDSLLSEEERAAGDTMLICVSRSCGPRLVLDL; encoded by the coding sequence ATGGACACCCCACCTCCCCCGGTCGACACGACCCTCGCCGTGGCCGCCCGCACCCGGGCCGCCGACGGCGTCGTCTCCCTCACCCTGCGCCGCCCCGACGGCGGTCCGCTTCCGCCCTGGACGCCGGGCGCCCACATCGACGTGTTCCTGAACGGCGGGAACGGCAGCGGCGGTGAGCTGATCCGCCAGTACTCCCTGTGCGGGCATCCGGCGGCACGCGACGCGTGGCAGATCGCCGTGCTGCGCGAGCCGCAGAGCCGCGGCGGTTCCGCCCACGTCCACGACCACCTGCGCGAAGGCGCCACCGTCCGCGTGCGCGGACCGCGGAACAACTTTCCGCTGCGGCCCGCCGCACGTCACCTGTTCGTCGCGGGCGGCGTCGGCATCACGCCCATCCTGCCCATGGTCGAGGCCGCGGAGGCCGCGGGGGACGACTGGCGTCTGCTGTACGGCGGCCGTACCCGCACCTCCATGGCGTTCCTGGACCGTCTCGCCCGGCACGGGGACCGGGTGACGGTCCGTCCTCAGGACGAGTACGGCCTGCTGGACCTCGCCGCCCACCTCGGCTCGCCCGAGGAAGGCACCCTCGTACACGCCTGCGGTCCCGAGCCGCTGCTCCGGGCGGTGGAGGAGCAGTGCGCGGGGTGGCCGCCCGGCACCCTGGGCGTGGAGCGGTTCGCCCCCGCGCGAACGGCCGGCTCCGGCTCCGGCGAGACCTTCGAGGTGGAACTCGCCCGCTCCGGGCTCACCCTGACGGTGCCGGCGGACCGCTCGGTGCTGGAAACCCTGGAGGGGGCGGGCGTCGCGGTGGACTTCTCCTGCCGCGAGGGCACGTGCGGCACCTGCGAGACCGACGTCCTGGACGGCAGGCCCGACCACCGCGACTCGCTGCTGAGCGAGGAGGAGCGGGCGGCCGGGGACACCATGCTCATCTGCGTCTCCCGCTCGTGCGGCCCCCGCCTGGTCCTCGACCTGTAG
- a CDS encoding acyl-CoA dehydrogenase family protein, whose product MSQPDPDAWRTQVRQWLADVLEPARTPGSAGETPDLAVFHNLPEDEERLLLERCRAYQRARFDAGYQALTLPEDKGGAGLTAAHVAAFAEEESAFEVPPSTELISVTVRLVAMAVSLFGTAEQRRDQARAFLRTDLLACQLFSEPGAGSDLAALRTRARQEGQGDTSGSSEPGSGGDWVIDGQKVWTSGAQFADYGLLLARTDPDVVKQAGITAFLIPMDAPGVEVRPIRQMSGGASFNEVFLSGVRVPDRLRIGRPGQGWEVATTTLAFERTASGSGNRRKGGTFTDVLALARSLDRASDPLVRQRLADLYVRAALRAATVERVARTSAAGGRPGPEASLTKLMASDLLTRTGQVAAELMGARISADTGEPGAFAWTQHLLGAPGYRLAGGTDQIQRNLIGERVLKLPPEPRADRAPFSQQPGN is encoded by the coding sequence ATGTCCCAGCCCGATCCGGACGCATGGCGCACACAGGTCCGGCAGTGGCTGGCCGACGTGCTCGAACCGGCCAGGACACCCGGCTCGGCCGGGGAGACCCCCGACCTCGCCGTGTTCCACAACCTCCCCGAGGACGAGGAACGCCTGCTGCTGGAGCGCTGCCGCGCCTACCAGCGGGCCCGCTTCGACGCCGGCTACCAGGCGCTGACCCTGCCCGAGGACAAGGGCGGGGCGGGCCTGACCGCCGCCCACGTGGCGGCGTTCGCCGAGGAGGAGTCGGCCTTCGAGGTGCCCCCGTCCACCGAGCTGATCAGCGTCACCGTGCGCCTGGTCGCGATGGCTGTCTCCCTGTTCGGGACGGCCGAGCAGCGCCGGGACCAGGCCCGCGCCTTCCTGCGCACCGACCTGCTCGCCTGCCAGCTCTTCAGCGAACCCGGCGCCGGATCCGACCTCGCGGCCCTGCGCACCCGCGCCCGCCAGGAGGGGCAGGGGGACACGTCCGGCTCGAGCGAACCCGGAAGCGGCGGAGACTGGGTGATCGACGGTCAGAAGGTGTGGACCTCGGGCGCCCAGTTCGCCGACTACGGCCTGCTGCTCGCCCGCACCGACCCCGACGTGGTCAAACAGGCCGGCATCACCGCCTTCCTGATCCCCATGGACGCCCCCGGGGTGGAGGTGCGGCCCATCCGTCAGATGAGCGGCGGCGCCTCCTTCAACGAGGTCTTCCTCAGCGGCGTACGCGTCCCGGACCGGCTGCGGATCGGGCGGCCGGGACAGGGCTGGGAGGTCGCCACCACCACCCTCGCCTTCGAGCGGACCGCCTCAGGCAGCGGCAACCGCCGCAAGGGCGGCACCTTCACGGACGTGCTGGCACTCGCCCGCTCCCTCGACCGCGCTTCGGACCCACTGGTCCGCCAGCGCCTGGCCGACCTGTACGTACGGGCCGCCCTGCGCGCGGCCACCGTGGAGCGCGTCGCCCGGACGAGCGCCGCCGGCGGACGGCCGGGTCCCGAGGCCTCACTCACCAAACTCATGGCCTCCGACCTCCTCACCCGCACGGGACAGGTCGCCGCCGAGCTGATGGGGGCGCGCATCAGCGCCGACACCGGGGAACCGGGCGCCTTCGCCTGGACCCAGCATCTCCTGGGCGCCCCCGGCTACCGGCTGGCCGGCGGCACCGACCAGATCCAGCGCAACCTGATCGGCGAGCGGGTGCTGAAACTGCCGCCCGAACCGCGGGCGGACCGTGCGCCCTTCTCTCAGCAACCCGGCAACTGA
- a CDS encoding pectate lyase family protein yields the protein MTKPVALRLSAALGTLALAAATGVVLSMPTASAAAAGATGFATQNGGTTGGAGGTTVRATTGTQIHQALCGRAATSTPITIQVEGTITVGNTAKVSGAGCNTAAGVIELKGISNVTLVGVGGGAVFDQIGIHIRQSSNIVVQNVTVQNVKKSGSPTSNGGDAIGMESDVHNVWVDHATLIASGGESEGFDALFDMKDNTRYVTLSYSILRNSGRGGLVGSGDSDLANGPVTFHHNRYENIDSRTPLLRGATAHIYDNYYVGLHESGINPRAGGKAKVDNNYFKDSKDVLGTFYTDLPGYWQVSGNVFDNVTWSAPGAENNPAGPDPTSNTTVSIPYSYALDAASCVPSIVTATAGANNGLKVSDGNCAATTPTATATSTPTPTATATPPATASPTPPTGNNLSLGADADGSSKAAGTSYGNVRDGDTATYWSPSGSTGSISVKWGSATTLSRITIREASGATGNIGSWRLLNADTGALLTSGSGAGAVSFASTSLKKVTFEITGSSATPKVAEFETYA from the coding sequence ATGACAAAGCCAGTCGCTCTGCGACTCTCCGCGGCACTCGGCACCCTGGCCCTGGCGGCGGCGACGGGCGTGGTCCTGTCCATGCCCACCGCGTCGGCGGCCGCCGCCGGTGCGACCGGGTTCGCCACCCAGAACGGCGGCACCACCGGCGGCGCCGGCGGGACGACGGTCAGAGCCACCACCGGCACCCAGATCCACCAGGCCCTGTGCGGCCGGGCCGCCACCAGCACCCCGATCACCATCCAGGTCGAGGGGACCATCACCGTCGGCAACACCGCGAAGGTGTCGGGCGCCGGCTGCAACACCGCCGCCGGCGTGATCGAGTTGAAGGGCATCAGCAACGTCACCCTGGTCGGCGTCGGCGGCGGGGCCGTGTTCGACCAGATCGGCATCCACATCCGCCAGTCGAGCAACATCGTCGTCCAGAACGTGACCGTCCAGAACGTGAAGAAATCGGGATCGCCCACCTCCAACGGCGGAGACGCCATCGGCATGGAGAGCGATGTGCACAACGTCTGGGTGGACCACGCCACCCTGATCGCCTCCGGCGGGGAGTCGGAGGGCTTCGACGCCCTGTTCGACATGAAGGACAACACCCGGTACGTGACCCTGTCCTACAGCATCCTGCGCAACTCCGGCCGCGGCGGGCTCGTCGGCTCCGGCGACAGCGACCTCGCCAACGGGCCGGTCACCTTCCACCACAACCGGTACGAGAACATCGACTCCCGTACGCCCCTGCTGCGCGGCGCCACCGCCCACATCTACGACAACTACTACGTCGGTCTGCACGAATCGGGCATCAACCCGAGGGCCGGCGGCAAGGCGAAGGTCGACAACAACTACTTCAAGGACTCCAAGGACGTCCTCGGCACCTTCTACACCGACCTGCCCGGATACTGGCAGGTCAGCGGCAATGTCTTCGACAACGTGACGTGGTCGGCGCCGGGCGCGGAGAACAACCCCGCCGGGCCGGACCCGACGTCGAACACGACCGTGAGCATCCCCTACTCCTACGCTCTGGACGCCGCGTCCTGTGTGCCGTCGATCGTGACCGCGACGGCGGGCGCCAACAACGGCCTGAAGGTGTCGGACGGGAACTGCGCGGCGACGACACCCACCGCGACCGCCACCTCGACGCCCACGCCGACCGCCACCGCGACACCGCCGGCCACCGCTTCGCCGACGCCGCCGACCGGGAACAACCTGAGTCTCGGCGCCGACGCCGACGGCTCCAGCAAGGCGGCCGGCACCAGCTACGGCAACGTCCGTGACGGCGACACGGCCACCTACTGGTCGCCGAGCGGCTCGACCGGCTCCATCTCCGTCAAGTGGGGCTCGGCGACCACCCTCTCCAGGATCACCATCCGTGAGGCCTCCGGCGCCACCGGCAACATCGGCTCCTGGCGCCTGCTGAACGCCGACACCGGGGCGCTGCTGACCTCGGGCAGCGGAGCGGGCGCCGTCTCCTTCGCGTCCACCTCGCTGAAGAAGGTCACCTTCGAGATCACGGGTTCCAGCGCCACCCCGAAGGTGGCCGAGTTCGAGACCTACGCCTGA